A genomic region of Antennarius striatus isolate MH-2024 chromosome 4, ASM4005453v1, whole genome shotgun sequence contains the following coding sequences:
- the LOC137594609 gene encoding FYVE, RhoGEF and PH domain-containing protein 6-like isoform X1, with amino-acid sequence MRSSGMHKPPLAPKPKLPLPERPEPEPSAPKREGVLPPGTPKRVKPAIAPKPCLSKHTNVVESKPLASKTVDQTPGTKTPRILNSQQGVPQGLQKGVHQETKKSDFVYIIPICVCNHENCVCMGKTSAGINKMDKDLKMLVKCKPEGDTKPLPTPRHTSGNNREKILASSNYTHLTSHKPPPDSLTEDRNLNTGTVIVRPAPLLRTWTDETNGNEMPQKAPEKGPEDNALGSEEIYSVPRSKPVPVDRRKHVHNPVQWKPRTPVLTHQEKVEAVMVENVVQEGRDTNVKEVKVSSEWMGNSSPSTSRPVEIQPIFLSMGKPGPPCRKKPFLSAPEKASTSAALTQEDDLGWDSSSQETEASVDKDDDDVDREGTPDPEAIYTDFTHSPPCNRFLDQQELTHSPEVIVPVKVVSKKLQRHSSMTESVHRKNIFSEEKQERELGDSVKMPVLPIEDCVLKEILMRELPSPPTEKTTKNFFKGTPMKPSRPSVGKAKSFSSADVRSDGHKKNQFLKLLDMKLSAKMLPKLRGKGDKSFVDTGNDNQESYQDGCENCQDHLEVNHKFSNPIEKEQSVDGDEFFPDVEQEPYYENIPYYEEIPIYMNFDGERAVTTPQASYSQPTPQTMPDYDDEGIYEEHEPYMSFGQPPTHCERSSVDEEVARQDDVSWDNDDFDITSDEEGDSSSISSKGDLEQPDQSLVQSEKKRIKIRHIAEEIASSESVFVDVLKLLHVDFRDAVTKASSQNKKPVIEERLLNQILYYLPQLYALNQELLKELKHRLVDWDENSQLSDIFLKKGPFLKMYSTYIMEFDRNAALLVEQSKRNSAFGAVVRDFEASPRCANLALKHYLLKPVQRIPQYQLLLTDYLKNLSEDSADYNDTQAALALVKEVANHANDILKQGDNFQKLMQLQCSLTSHHEIVQPGRTFLKEGMLKKLSRKVMQPRMFFLFSDTFLHTIPAQSGQYKFKNMLSLAGMKVRPQAYVDKLTSYAMHCHHCSQIKLQVSKPSQEAYQNELNIVSVERSFILSASSAAERDEWLEAMSTAISDYTKKKISFLSGKAPEEVELQDGGDDAPLGSKAPIWIPDPRTTMCMICTCEFTPIWRRHHCRACGKVVCQNCSSKKHSLKYRNNKIVRVCDQCFPVLQNQKGDQNPSMTVSTGNKTPSAFNRKQKKIPALLKEVTANTDSSMSGYLQRSKNKKKHWKRLWFVIKDKVLYTYAASEDVAALESQPLLGFVLKFDSSQTTKFKLYHQKTLYYNFKADDIPTTQRWIASFKEATVL; translated from the exons GAATGCACAAACCACCTCTGGCCCCAAAGCCAAAGCTTCCCCTGCCCGAGAGGCCAGAGCCAGAGCCCTCTGCCCCCAAAAGAGAGGGTGTTTTGCCTCCTGGCACGCCAAAGAGGGTTAAACCAGCAATAGCTCCCAAACCATGCCTGTCCAAACACACCAATGTGGTAGAATCTAAACCGCTGGCTTCAAAAACTGTGGACCAAACACCTGGGACAAAAACTCCACGTATTCTTAATTCCCAACaaggagtacctcaaggattaCAAAAAGGAGTACATCAAGAGACTAAAAAGTCTGACTTTGTTTATATTAttcctatttgtgtgtgtaatcatgAAAACTGTGTTTGTATGGGGAAGACATCAGCAGGCATCAACAAAATGGACAAAGACTTGAAAATGTTGGTTAAATGTAAACCTGAAGGAGACACTAAACCTCTACCTACACCTCGACATACTTCAGGTAACAACAGAGAGAAAATTTTAGCTTCTTCTAACTACACTCACCTTACAAGCCATAAACCTCCTCCAGATTCATTGACTGAAGACAGAAACCTCAACACAGGTACTGTGATTGTTAGGCCAGCCCCTCTTCTCAGGACATGGACTGATGAGACGAACGGCAATGAAATGCCTCAGAAAGCCCCCGAAAAAGGACCAGAGGATAATGCTCTTGGCTCGGAGGAAATATATTCTGTGCCTCGATCCAAACCGGTCCCGGTAGATCGTAGGAAACATGTCCATAATCCTGTACAGTGGAAACCCAGGACACCTGTGTTGACCCACCAGGAAAAGGTGGAGGCAGTGATGGTAGAAAATGTAGTGCAGGAAGGGAGGGATACCAATGTCAAAGAGGTGAAGGTATCATCGGAGTGGATGGGCAACTCATCACCCTCTACCAGTCGACCTGTTGAAATACAGCCGATTTTTCTGTCCATGGGAAAGCCAGGCCCTCCATGTAGGAAAAAACCTTTTCTGTCTGCACCTGAGAAAGCATCAACCTCTGCTGCTCTGACACAGGAAGACGACCTGGGCTGGGACAGCAGCAGCCAGGAGACGGAGGCATCTGTCGACAAGGACGATGATGATGTGGACAGGGAAGGAACGCCTGATCCGGAGGCGATCTACACTGACTTCACGCATAGTCCTCCTTGTAACCGTTTTCTCGATCAACAGGAGCTCACACATTCTCCTGAAGTTATCGTGCCTGTCAAAGTTGTGTCAAAGAAGCTCCAGAGACACAGCAGCATGACAGAATCAGTACATAGGAAGAACATCTTCTCTGAGGAGAAACAAGAGAGGGAATTGGGGGATAGTGTAAAAATGCCTGTCCTTCCTATAGAAGATTGTGTTTTGAAGGAGATATTAATGAGGGAGCTGCCTTCACCTCCAACAGAGAAAACAACTAAGAACTTCTTTAAAGGCACACCTATGAAGCCTTCTCGGCCAAGCGTAGGCAAAGCCAAGTCCTTCTCTTCTGCTGACGTACGTTCTGATGGACATAAGAAGAACCAATTTCTGAAACTGCTGGACATGAAGCTCTCAGCTAAGATGCTTCCCAAATTGAGAGGAAAAGGAGACAAGAGCTTTGTTGACACTGGGAATGACAACCAAGAAAGTTATCAAGATGGATGTGAGAACTGCCAGGATCATCTCGAGGTCAATCACAAATTCTCAAATCCAATCGAAAAGGAGCAAAGTGTGGATGGAGATGAGTTTTTTCCTGATGTCGAACAAGAACCGTACTATGAGAATATTCCATACTATGAGGAAATACCAATCTACATGAACTTTGACGGGGAAAGGGCTGTTACAACCCCTCAGGCCTCCTACTCTCAGCCTACACCCCAGACCATGCCAGATTATGACGATGAGGGCATTTATGAGGAGCATGAACCATACATGTCCTTTGGTCAGCCACCAACACACTGTGAGAG AAGCTCTGTTGATGAAGAGGTGGCACGCCAGGATGATGTCTCCTGGGATAACGATGACTTTGACATCACGTCAGATGAAGAGGGTGATAGCAGCTCCATCTCAAGTAAAGGAGACCTTGAACAGCCAGACCAAAGTTTG gtgCAGAGTGAAAAGAAGAGGATCAAGATTCGCCACATTGCTGAAGAAATTGCGAGCTCTGAGAGTGT CTTTGTTGATGTCCTGAAGTTACTTCATGTC GACTTCCGTGATGCGGTGACCAAAGCCTCTAGTCAGAATAAGAAGCCTGTGATTGAGGAGCGTCTTCTCAACCAGATCCTGTACTACCTGCCACAACTCTACGCACTCAATCAAGAGCTTCTGAAAGAGTTGAAGCACAGATTGGTTGACTG GGATGAGAATTCCCAGCTTTCAGACATTTTCCTGAAGAAAGGGCCCTTTCTGAAGATGTACTCCACATACATCATGGAGTTCGACAGGAATGCGGCTCTGCTGGTAGAGCAGAGTAAGAGGAATTCAGCGTTTGGAGCAGTCGTACGGGACTTTGAG GCGAGTCCTCGCTGTGCCAACTTGGCTCTGAAGCATTACCTACTGAAGCCTGTTCAGAGGATTCCTCAGTATCAGCTGTTGCTCACAG ACTATCTCAAAAACCTATCTGAAGATTCAGCTGATTATAACGACACCCAAG CTGCTCTTGCACTAGTGAAAGAGGTTGCAAATCATGCCAATGACATCCTGAAACAAGGG gatAACTTCCAGAAACTTATGCAGCTGCAGTGCAGTCTGACCAGCCACCATGAGATTGTCCAACCTGGGCGG ACCTTCCTGAAAGAGGGAATGCTGAAGAAGCTGTCCAGGAAAGTAATGCAGCCCAGAATGTTCTTCCTG TTTAGCGACACATTTTTGCACACTATTCCTGCTCAGTCAGGCCAGTACAAGTTCAAAAACATGTTGTCTCTGGCTGGGATGAAGGTGAGACCACAGGCCTATGTTGATAAACTCACAAGTTATGCTATGCATTGTCATCATTGCTCACAAATAAAATTACAGGTTAGCAAACCGAGCCAAGAGGCCTATCAGAATGAGCTGAACATTGTGAGTGTGGAACGTTCCTTCATTCTCTCAGCGAG TTCTGCTGCAGAACGAGATGAATGGCTCGAGGCCATGTCCACAGCTATTAGTGACTACACCAAGAAAAAGATCAGTTTTTTATCTGGCAAGGCTCCAGAGGAG GTTGAGCTGCaggatggtggtgatgatgctCCTTTGGGATCCAAGGCCCCCATATGGATCCCTGACCCACGGACCACCATGTGTATGATTTGCACTTGCGAATTCACCCCAATATGGAGGCGACACCACTGTCGTGCATGTGGGAAG GTGGTGTGTCAGAACTGTTCCTCCAAAAAACACAGTCTGAAATACCGTAACAATAAAATAGTGCGAGTGTGTGACCAGTGTTTCCCGGTTCTTCAGAATCAGAAAG GTGACCAAAACCCATCAATGACTGTGTCCACAGGAAACAAAACTCCCTCTGCTttcaacaggaagcagaagaagaTTCCCGCTCTGCTCAAAGAG GTGACGGCAAACACGGACTCCTCCATGAGTGGGTATCTGCAGAggtcaaagaataaaaaaaagcactgGAAGAGGCTTTGGTTTGTCATCAAAGACAAAGTCTTGTACACGTACGCTGCAAGTGAG GATGTTGCGGCCTTAGAGAGTCAGCCACTGCTGGGGTTTGTGTTGAAATTCGATTCTTCACAGACGACGAAGTTTAAGCTTTACCACCAAAAAACACTTTACTACAATTTTAAAGCCGATGACATCCCAACCACACAAAG atggATCGCCTCGTTCAAAGAAGCCACTGTGCTTTAA